The proteins below come from a single Mya arenaria isolate MELC-2E11 chromosome 8, ASM2691426v1 genomic window:
- the LOC128242430 gene encoding uncharacterized protein LOC128242430: MSTRRVFGDIQSGQCHDVNTVDTDDGDADDVDVDNVDASVDQPGTEIAGQCHDVNTDDTDDVDADDVDASIDQPGTEIAGQCHDVNTVDTDDGDADDVDVDNVDASVDQPGTEIGQLEAVVNAGIGTNHEKRTATVRTPWS, from the exons ATGTCAACACGACGAGTTTTCGGAGACATTCAGT ctggacagtgccatgatgtgaatactgttgatactgatgatggggatgctgatgatgtggatgttgataatgttgatgcCTCCGTTGATCAaccagggactgaaatag ctggacagtgccatgatgtgaatactgatgatactgatgatgtggatgctgatgatgtggatgcctCCATTGATCAaccagggactgaaatag ctggacagtgccatgatgtgaatactgttgatactgatgatggggatgctgatgatgtggatgttgataatgttgatgcCTCCGTTGATCAaccagggactgaaatag GTCAACTCGAAGCAGTCGTAAATGCTGGGATTGGCACAAACCAT GAAAAACGAACAGCCACAGTCAGAACACCTTGGAGCTAG
- the LOC128242292 gene encoding uncharacterized protein LOC128242292: MRSELDRANMCRGDNNTYDDNNNNYYYNYNAHDNSIHKYPPMSTSITVSATPQQRIKLTPGSIRVSRLTHTYIHEALVLSNCLTVNNDTTSWVFGKQVMSSCHNLPPFTAVAAFDNNQYVSQGGLSGIIMECTTNGFKIAVQECGLDPAIVTITTQGVNLMDALNYYTIL; encoded by the exons ATGCGATCCGAACTGGACCGGGCCAACATGTGCAG AGGTGACAACAACACCtacgacgacaacaacaacaactactactacaactacaatgCCCACGACAACAGCATACATAA ATACCCACCAATGTCAACATCAATTACTGTCAGTGCAACTCCTCAACAAAGAATCAAGCTCACACCCGGGAGCATTCGTGTGTCCCGGCTCACCCACACGTACATCCACGAGGCTCTCGTGCTGAGTAACTGTCTAACCGTCAATAATGATACCACATCATGGGTGTTCGGAAAACAG GTGATGTCGAGTTGCCACAATCTCCCACCATTCACAGCCGTAGCTGCTTTTGACAACAATCAATATGTTTCCCAAGGAGGGCTCTCTGGAATCATCATGGAATGCACGACCAATGGATTTAAG ATTGCGGTTCAGGAGTGTGGCCTTGACCCTGCCATCGTCACCATAACAACACAGGGAGTCAACCTGATGGACGCCTTAAACTACTATACAATTCTTTAA